Proteins encoded together in one Thermococcus barophilus MP window:
- a CDS encoding DUF302 domain-containing protein produces MKFYYVRRFERDLDGLWEELKRKIEEEGFLIVGERIPVSIVEREDGIIADYHVLFICDREVVAELVRLDPNIGALMPCTAFGYVREDGVYIGIGLPSVAWKIAGEKVVELMKPMEEKLKKIIDSL; encoded by the coding sequence ATGAAGTTTTACTACGTTAGAAGATTCGAAAGAGATTTGGATGGGCTTTGGGAAGAGCTTAAAAGGAAAATCGAAGAAGAGGGCTTTCTCATAGTGGGAGAGAGAATTCCGGTAAGCATAGTGGAAAGGGAAGACGGCATCATTGCTGACTATCATGTGCTCTTCATATGCGACCGTGAAGTAGTTGCGGAACTCGTCAGGCTTGATCCCAATATTGGAGCGCTAATGCCCTGTACTGCATTTGGCTATGTCAGGGAGGATGGAGTTTACATTGGCATTGGACTTCCGAGCGTTGCTTGGAAAATCGCAGGGGAGAAAGTTGTCGAGCTCATGAAACCTATGGAAGAAAAGCTCAAAAAAATAATTGACTCCCTCTAA
- a CDS encoding YHS domain-containing protein, with the protein MPIDPVCGMEIGEETEFKVEYGGKVYYFCSPHCKAQFEANPEKYIKEGGMEHGHGMHSHGHGHGHKKHGCCHH; encoded by the coding sequence ATGCCTATAGATCCAGTTTGTGGAATGGAAATTGGTGAAGAGACAGAATTTAAAGTGGAATATGGAGGGAAGGTCTATTACTTCTGCTCCCCGCACTGCAAGGCACAGTTTGAGGCAAATCCGGAGAAGTACATTAAGGAAGGGGGCATGGAGCACGGACACGGAATGCACTCCCACGGACATGGCCACGGTCACAAGAAGCATGGCTGTTGCCACCACTGA
- a CDS encoding DMT family transporter, translating to MTYHYGYVGAVLAALLFGMGSTLNKIALREVHPMIIAGSIYLTAGIVLMLLRFTPLKDKILGRLEFKVKTQEYFSGRDFLLLTLIVLFGSFLAPLSFMFGLNKTTAVNASLLLNTETLFTVLIALLVFKEKASRRSITGILLILIGVAVISTENFRGVEMSRGILGNILIILAGLSWAVDNNLSKLLSVKRDLLLVTSLKGLFGGSALLVLASLLGIPFYIPLQSIPYILTVGAFSIGFSIVLFLFALREIGAMKTGAIFSTSSLIGAFFAFLLLGESFTAVKAFFGVLMFFGVYLLSLE from the coding sequence ATGACCTACCACTACGGCTATGTGGGCGCAGTTTTAGCAGCTCTGCTCTTTGGAATGGGCTCAACACTTAACAAAATTGCCCTCAGAGAGGTTCATCCGATGATAATAGCGGGGAGTATCTATCTAACGGCGGGGATAGTTTTAATGCTCCTCCGCTTTACGCCGCTCAAGGACAAAATCCTCGGAAGGCTTGAATTTAAGGTTAAAACTCAGGAATACTTCTCAGGACGGGACTTCCTGCTGCTGACTCTTATAGTGCTTTTTGGCTCCTTTTTGGCACCTCTTTCGTTCATGTTTGGCTTGAATAAGACAACAGCTGTTAACGCATCTTTGCTCCTCAACACCGAGACGCTGTTCACTGTTTTAATAGCCCTTTTGGTCTTTAAAGAAAAAGCCTCAAGAAGAAGCATTACCGGAATTCTCCTAATCCTAATTGGAGTTGCTGTGATCTCGACGGAAAACTTCAGGGGAGTGGAGATGAGCAGAGGCATCCTTGGGAACATTTTAATAATTTTAGCAGGCCTTTCATGGGCGGTGGACAATAATCTGAGCAAGCTGCTGAGCGTTAAGAGGGATCTGCTTCTGGTGACATCACTCAAGGGCCTGTTTGGGGGGAGTGCACTGCTGGTTCTGGCTTCTCTGCTTGGAATTCCTTTCTACATTCCTCTCCAGAGCATCCCCTACATACTAACGGTTGGTGCCTTCAGCATAGGCTTTTCCATCGTGCTGTTCCTGTTCGCCTTAAGGGAGATTGGTGCCATGAAGACGGGGGCAATTTTTTCGACTTCCTCTTTAATCGGCGCTTTCTTTGCCTTTCTACTTCTTGGGGAGAGCTTCACAGCAGTTAAAGCATTTTTTGGCGTTTTGATGTTTTTTGGGGTGTATCTACTTTCTTTGGAGTAA
- a CDS encoding heavy-metal-associated domain-containing protein → MAKVILKIKNMSCGHCAMTIKRALEKIGAKADVSLEEKMAVVEYDESRLKIEDLINAVAKFGYEAEVA, encoded by the coding sequence ATGGCGAAGGTTATTTTAAAGATCAAGAACATGAGCTGCGGACACTGTGCAATGACAATTAAGAGGGCTTTGGAAAAAATTGGGGCTAAAGCTGATGTAAGCCTTGAGGAAAAAATGGCTGTCGTTGAGTACGATGAATCAAGGCTCAAGATTGAGGATTTGATTAATGCCGTTGCAAAGTTTGGCTACGAAGCGGAGGTGGCTTGA